A stretch of Sulfurimonas autotrophica DSM 16294 DNA encodes these proteins:
- a CDS encoding cytochrome b has protein sequence MAHFTKATSLHDWLNQRLAIDTLRRVLATEYWIPKNINFLWAMGMVLAITFAFLLVSGIFLLMYYQPNVDLAFDSVNYTIMQEVGYGWLWRHVHGVAASVVFLVIYIHMFTGIYYGSYKKGREMIWLSGMLLFVAFSAEAFSGYMLPWGQMSYWAGMVITNLFSGGSLHADGLVEWIRGDYVPAQAFLNRFFMLHVLLIPLAIIGLIVLHFGALRIPHVNNQDGEEIDFEAEAAKYKAGDKANSKVIAFVNDFMSKDMMVVSIYLIFFFYLVFYHYDFAMDPVNFDPANGLKTPTHIYPEWYFLWSYEILRPFSTNVGLIAFAFAQVIFFLLPFLDRSPNAVPASRRGLFKYWFWAMLIDMIILTAMGKVPPEGLFSAIGFYAALTFIGLWIALPFITKFEKKV, from the coding sequence ATGGCACATTTTACAAAAGCAACAAGCCTGCATGACTGGTTAAATCAACGTTTAGCGATTGATACACTTCGTCGTGTTTTGGCAACAGAATATTGGATTCCTAAAAACATTAACTTTTTATGGGCAATGGGGATGGTCTTAGCTATCACTTTTGCTTTTTTACTTGTTTCTGGAATATTTTTATTGATGTATTATCAACCAAATGTTGATTTGGCATTTGATAGTGTTAACTATACAATTATGCAAGAGGTCGGCTATGGCTGGTTATGGAGACATGTTCACGGTGTAGCGGCATCTGTGGTTTTCTTGGTAATATATATTCATATGTTTACGGGTATTTATTATGGTTCGTATAAAAAGGGTCGTGAGATGATTTGGCTTTCAGGAATGCTTTTATTTGTAGCATTTTCAGCTGAAGCATTCTCCGGTTATATGCTTCCATGGGGACAAATGTCTTATTGGGCAGGTATGGTTATTACTAACCTTTTCTCTGGCGGTTCACTGCATGCAGATGGTTTAGTTGAGTGGATTCGTGGGGATTATGTTCCTGCACAGGCATTTTTAAATCGTTTCTTTATGTTACATGTATTGCTTATACCTTTGGCTATCATTGGACTTATTGTTTTACACTTTGGTGCGCTTAGAATTCCTCATGTTAACAATCAAGACGGTGAAGAGATTGATTTTGAAGCAGAAGCTGCAAAATACAAAGCCGGAGATAAAGCAAATTCAAAAGTTATTGCATTTGTGAATGACTTTATGTCAAAAGATATGATGGTTGTATCAATTTATTTGATTTTCTTTTTCTATCTGGTATTTTATCATTATGATTTCGCGATGGATCCGGTCAACTTTGACCCTGCAAATGGGCTCAAAACGCCGACACATATTTATCCTGAGTGGTATTTCTTATGGTCTTATGAGATTTTGAGACCGTTTTCAACGAATGTCGGGCTAATAGCATTTGCATTTGCACAGGTTATTTTCTTCTTATTACCATTTTTAGACAGAAGTCCAAATGCAGTTCCTGCATCACGTCGCGGCTTGTTTAAGTACTGGTTCTGGGCAATGTTGATTGATATGATTATATTAACGGCTATGGGTAAAGTTCCACCAGAAGGTCTGTTTAGTGCCATTGGTTTTTATGCGGCATTAACATTTATCGGTTTATGGATTGCACTTCCATTTATCACAAAATTTGAAAAAAAAGTTTAA
- the mnmG gene encoding tRNA uridine-5-carboxymethylaminomethyl(34) synthesis enzyme MnmG gives MDYDVIVVGGGHAGIEASLASARMGNKTLLVSMLAENVGATSCNPAVGGLAKGHLVRELDALGGEMGLITDEAGIQFRILNQTKGPAVRGSRAQIDMDKYRVIARNVVLGTPNLDLAQDTVESLIIEDKVNSEAREGTLGCKEVKGVVTTLLNEYRANKVIITSGTFLNGIIHVGEVQQIGGRYGEQRSVGLSASLKNDCGLNIARLKTGTCARIDSSSIDFSVMEEQGGDELPNPFSFRTDREKFRATKEQLPCYIAYTNETTHKIIESNFYRAPLFTGQIAGKSPRYCPSIEDKIDKFPDKDRHHLFLEPQTMENTEIYVNGMSTSLPPEVQRDMIHSVQGMENAKIVRYGYAIEYDFVDPRELKHSLETKKIKGLYLAGQINGTTGYEEAAAQGIMAGINAGLALQGKEPLILRRDEAYIGVLIDDLVTKGTNEPYRMFTSRAEYRLLLREESADVRLGHYGHELGLVSDEEYERIKLKAQQIREGAQLLEETKFTPNKEFNALLASMDEQPLKDVSTAQQLVARKTFDVEKMIKIVPELDKYDDYIKDEILVEGKYARYVDKQSQEIERMKKYLKIAIPQDFDFSIVSGLSNEIQEKLAEFNPPTLQAAMNISGITPAAIEILHIYIKMAKRK, from the coding sequence ATGGATTATGACGTAATAGTAGTAGGTGGCGGTCACGCAGGTATAGAAGCTTCGTTGGCATCTGCTCGAATGGGAAACAAAACACTGCTGGTTTCAATGCTTGCTGAGAATGTCGGTGCAACTTCCTGTAACCCTGCTGTGGGTGGACTTGCAAAAGGGCATTTGGTACGTGAACTTGATGCGCTTGGCGGTGAAATGGGCCTCATTACTGATGAAGCAGGTATACAGTTTCGCATACTCAACCAGACAAAAGGCCCTGCAGTTCGGGGAAGCCGTGCGCAAATAGATATGGACAAGTATCGTGTTATTGCAAGAAATGTAGTGCTGGGTACTCCAAACCTTGATTTGGCACAGGATACGGTTGAGTCATTAATTATAGAAGACAAGGTGAATAGCGAAGCTAGAGAAGGTACCCTGGGGTGTAAGGAAGTAAAGGGTGTTGTGACAACACTTTTAAATGAGTACAGAGCAAACAAAGTTATCATCACTTCAGGTACATTTTTAAACGGCATTATACATGTAGGCGAAGTGCAGCAAATTGGCGGAAGATACGGCGAGCAAAGAAGTGTCGGGCTTTCTGCTTCACTCAAAAATGACTGCGGTCTGAATATAGCAAGACTCAAAACAGGGACATGTGCCCGTATTGACAGTTCAAGTATTGATTTTTCTGTGATGGAAGAACAGGGCGGTGATGAGTTGCCGAATCCTTTTAGTTTCAGAACAGACAGGGAAAAATTCAGAGCGACGAAAGAACAACTGCCCTGTTACATTGCTTATACAAATGAGACAACACACAAAATTATTGAAAGTAATTTTTACAGAGCACCTCTTTTTACAGGGCAAATTGCAGGAAAAAGTCCGAGATACTGCCCCTCTATTGAAGATAAAATAGATAAATTTCCTGATAAAGATAGACACCATCTCTTTTTAGAACCTCAGACTATGGAGAATACAGAAATTTATGTCAACGGGATGAGTACATCACTGCCACCTGAAGTGCAGCGAGATATGATTCATTCTGTACAAGGCATGGAGAATGCTAAAATTGTTCGTTACGGATATGCCATAGAATATGATTTTGTAGACCCTCGTGAATTGAAACATTCACTTGAAACCAAAAAAATCAAAGGGCTCTATTTAGCCGGGCAAATAAATGGAACAACAGGGTATGAAGAAGCAGCAGCACAGGGAATCATGGCAGGTATAAATGCTGGACTTGCTTTGCAGGGTAAAGAGCCGCTTATTTTACGCCGTGATGAAGCCTACATCGGTGTTCTCATAGATGATTTGGTTACAAAAGGGACAAATGAACCTTACAGAATGTTTACTTCTCGTGCAGAATACAGACTGCTTTTACGGGAAGAGTCAGCCGATGTGAGACTTGGTCATTATGGTCATGAACTTGGCCTTGTATCTGATGAAGAGTATGAGAGAATAAAACTTAAAGCCCAGCAGATACGAGAAGGTGCACAACTTTTAGAAGAGACAAAGTTTACCCCAAACAAAGAGTTTAATGCACTTTTGGCTTCAATGGATGAGCAACCTTTAAAAGATGTCTCAACTGCACAGCAGCTTGTTGCCCGTAAAACTTTTGATGTAGAAAAAATGATAAAAATAGTACCGGAACTTGACAAATATGATGATTATATAAAAGATGAAATTCTGGTTGAGGGGAAATATGCCCGTTATGTAGACAAACAAAGTCAAGAGATAGAGCGTATGAAGAAGTATCTTAAAATTGCAATTCCGCAAGATTTTGACTTTTCTATTGTCAGTGGTTTGAGCAATGAAATTCAAGAGAAGTTGGCAGAGTTTAATCCTCCTACTTTACAGGCAGCGATGAATATAAGTGGGATTACGCCTGCGGCTATTGAAATACTCCACATTTACATTAAAATGGCAAAGAGAAAGTAA
- a CDS encoding RDD family protein, translating into MRFRKLKKQTKQRKQPKISIIYASYPDKIKALITDMFMIYAPILYVIAYVIMGGKDAFQSSQIAPLSGVLLYGLIYAILISKFGQTPGKKAYNIKVVDDKSLKNISFVRAFVRFVAFLFSATIIIGLLIPFYRKDKKALHDILCHTVEIKVKD; encoded by the coding sequence ATGAGATTTCGTAAACTTAAAAAACAGACAAAACAAAGGAAACAACCCAAAATCAGTATTATTTATGCTTCCTATCCTGACAAGATAAAAGCATTAATTACAGATATGTTTATGATATATGCTCCGATACTTTATGTCATAGCATATGTTATTATGGGAGGAAAAGATGCATTTCAATCTTCTCAAATTGCACCGCTTAGCGGTGTACTACTCTACGGACTTATATATGCAATTTTGATATCAAAATTTGGACAGACTCCAGGTAAAAAAGCATATAACATTAAAGTAGTAGACGATAAAAGTTTGAAAAATATCTCTTTTGTAAGGGCATTTGTAAGATTTGTTGCATTTTTATTTTCTGCAACCATTATAATCGGTCTTTTAATTCCTTTTTACAGAAAAGACAAAAAAGCACTTCATGATATTTTATGTCATACAGTAGAGATTAAAGTAAAAGATTAA
- a CDS encoding c-type cytochrome has protein sequence MKELFILAVVTVFTLVTYYLVEPFAHSQMHKHFESEGFIYKDLPALTKKGDATRGKDLVMGAGACAGCHGIEVEGMPAPMDVVTAAASYGVNPPDLSNAGAVYDAKFLANLIKNPAHALMVEHKFDPAKGQMHPMPQFYGAGGDIDQEVADMVAYLQSIAVKQEELTPKMAFETACGRCHAVHYDKWTQIGEKPAFKKKQDELAFNTKVLDYQDYLAKYMGTLPPDLSMYIRSRGEHYIKTFVENPQNYLKGTAMPRVGVNAEAADKVIEHLEDVGDSKRHIREAVGKNVMIYMFIFALFAILWKKEVWRDLH, from the coding sequence GTGAAAGAATTATTTATATTAGCAGTAGTAACTGTTTTTACTCTTGTAACTTATTATTTAGTTGAGCCGTTTGCTCATTCACAAATGCACAAACATTTTGAGAGTGAGGGTTTTATATATAAAGACTTACCGGCATTGACTAAAAAAGGTGATGCAACTCGTGGTAAAGATTTAGTAATGGGAGCTGGTGCTTGTGCCGGTTGTCATGGTATAGAAGTTGAAGGTATGCCTGCACCAATGGATGTAGTGACTGCTGCAGCTTCTTATGGTGTAAATCCACCGGATTTAAGTAATGCCGGTGCAGTATATGATGCAAAATTTTTGGCAAATCTGATTAAAAACCCTGCACATGCTTTAATGGTTGAGCATAAATTTGACCCTGCTAAAGGGCAAATGCACCCAATGCCACAGTTTTATGGTGCTGGCGGAGATATAGATCAAGAAGTTGCTGATATGGTTGCATATTTACAGTCAATCGCTGTAAAACAAGAAGAACTGACTCCTAAAATGGCATTTGAAACTGCATGTGGAAGATGTCATGCTGTTCATTATGATAAATGGACACAAATTGGTGAAAAACCTGCATTTAAGAAAAAACAAGATGAACTTGCATTTAATACAAAAGTGTTAGATTATCAAGATTATTTAGCAAAATATATGGGAACATTACCACCGGATTTAAGTATGTATATCCGTTCACGTGGTGAGCACTATATTAAAACATTTGTTGAAAATCCTCAAAACTATCTTAAAGGGACTGCAATGCCGCGTGTTGGTGTAAATGCAGAAGCTGCAGATAAAGTTATTGAACATTTAGAAGATGTTGGTGATTCAAAACGTCATATACGTGAAGCAGTTGGTAAAAATGTAATGATTTATATGTTTATCTTCGCTCTCTTTGCGATTCTTTGGAAAAAAGAAGTGTGGAGAGACTTACACTAG
- the petA gene encoding ubiquinol-cytochrome c reductase iron-sulfur subunit: MKNNSRRGFMGKAFGAVAGVGAVASLYAMKRSWDPLPSVKAAGFTTLDMSAYKENELVVEKWRGKPIFVLKQSEEMTKKAQENPKDIERLIKVGDAYFMVTIGLCTHLGCIPGYNSEEESFLCACHGGTYDYTGEVTKAPPPRGLDIPPFKIDGMKLVLGEEGPEYKKMKETGVTL; this comes from the coding sequence ATGAAAAATAATAGCCGTAGAGGTTTTATGGGCAAAGCATTCGGTGCTGTTGCCGGCGTAGGTGCTGTGGCTTCATTATACGCGATGAAGCGATCTTGGGATCCTTTACCAAGTGTAAAAGCAGCTGGATTTACAACTCTTGATATGTCTGCATATAAAGAGAATGAATTAGTGGTTGAAAAATGGAGAGGGAAGCCTATCTTTGTTTTAAAGCAGTCTGAAGAGATGACTAAAAAAGCACAAGAAAATCCAAAAGATATAGAAAGGCTCATCAAAGTTGGTGATGCATATTTTATGGTAACTATTGGTCTTTGTACGCACTTGGGATGTATTCCTGGATATAATTCTGAAGAGGAGAGCTTTCTTTGTGCTTGTCATGGGGGAACATATGATTACACAGGTGAAGTTACAAAAGCTCCGCCACCGCGTGGACTAGATATTCCTCCATTTAAAATTGATGGAATGAAGTTGGTTTTAGGTGAAGAAGGTCCAGAGTATAAAAAAATGAAAGAAACTGGCGTAACGCTTTAA